A portion of the Manihot esculenta cultivar AM560-2 chromosome 2, M.esculenta_v8, whole genome shotgun sequence genome contains these proteins:
- the LOC110609270 gene encoding chromodomain-helicase-DNA-binding protein 9: MGYLKRSKETMSRSRPDGRCRKHPKHKQSPGVCSICLSEKLSQLSTSCSSRTTSSSTAVDSVSSSSSLSSYSSSSCSSPSSPMHRYRYGMEGKGSLSFLLSGKNVLTKSRSMVFVTRIRCNKDKVSDDNKKKGGFLSKLLRPKNKRIEEGLVRSRTVRERR, from the coding sequence ATGGGATACTTGAAGAGATCCAAGGAAACCATGTCTCGATCTAGGCCTGATGGCAGGTGCAGGAAGCACCCGAAACACAAGCAGTCTCCTGGAGTTTGCTCCATTTGTTTGAGTGAAAAGCTCTCTCAGCTTTCAACTTCATGTAGCTCACGTACTACCTCTTCTTCTACAGCAGTGGATTccgtttcttcttcttcttcattgtcCTCGTATTCCTCCTCTTCttgttcttctccttcatctCCAATGCATCGTTATCGATATGGCATGGAAGGGAAGGGATCTTTATCTTTCTTGTTAAGTGGCAAGAATGTGCTCACTAAGAGCAGATCCATGGTTTTTGTTACAAGAATCAGATGCAATAAAGACAAGGTCAGTGATGATAACAAGAAGAAAGGTGGGTTTTTGTCCAAGTTGCTACGACCGAAGAATAAGAGGATAGAGGAAGGTTTGGTACGCTCTAGGACCGTGAGAGAAAGACGATGA